In Lolium perenne isolate Kyuss_39 chromosome 5, Kyuss_2.0, whole genome shotgun sequence, the sequence AATTGCGTACCCTCTGGCTCATCCATACGGGGACGCCACCCGAAGTTAGGCATGGGAAATTGCTGCTCCATGCCGAAACCGGCACGCTGCCAATACTCGTAAGTAGGCTCCTCGCTGCTGCTGGTTTTGCCACCCGTAACCTCCTGCCTGGTTAGGAGATGGTGGCCTCGGGCTCGGCGGTACCTCCATACGTGGGCGCGGGGCGTGCCGCGGCTGATGCACCTGCAAAGAGGGACGAGGTGGCCGCTGTGCTGCTCGGTACTCGGCAACATCCGAAGATCGCGTGCATGTGATAGTCGCGTAGATACGACGTAGTTTGTCCTGAAGACGCTGTGCAAAGGAGGCGTGGTGCTCATACCGTCCAAGAAGTGGGCCGGAGGAGAGCGAGCGTGCATGCGGGCGGCGTCATCTTGCAGCTCCGCCGTCAACATGGCCTACAATTGTGAGCTCAAATTAGTTATGTGTTggccaaatgtagaaaaaatatATTTGACTTACTGCGTGATGCCGAGTGCCTGAAGTGGAGTGACGAGGGTAGGTGTCCCACATTGTCGAGGGATCCCTCTGAACTGGGTCACACGCCTGGCTCAGCCGAAGTCGTGTCCTAGGCATGTATGCCCGCAAGTAGTGCTCAAATTCCTGAAGATCAAATGCCTCCATGGTGGCCCATGAAACTGCCGGCGCATTGGCCCAACCGGTGATGTATGGAGCGAGGAGTTGCAACCATCCAGCAGCAGTCTTATTCGCTCCTTTTCTGTTGTACCTGAAAAATGAAGACGAACATGTCTTAGGATAAAATTATGATTGTCCAACATGATGTAATAACTTTGGATAAATTTAAATTGTACTCacgcgtggacgcgtggtggtaGAGGAACTGTGGGAGGTGGTGGCTCGATCAGCTGACGCTGTCCAAACTGTCTCATGACCCTCTGCTGCGACATCTCCTCCACGAAGATATCGAAGATGATCTTCGCCTTCGTCATCCAGTAGGCCCAATCTCTGGTACACATGTTCGATATACCGCCTGGGTATGCCTCGTCGCGGTGGTCCTCACTGTATGGCTCCCAGGTGACATCGCTCTCTAGTAGTAGGTCAAACTGCTCTGTGAATGCTGGGTAGCAATTCCTTAGCTGATTATGCCCAAAATGTCTCTGCATAACATAACACAACTAAGTTAGTGTTACATCTTATATAAAAATATAAAGAAGGAGTAAATATTGCGAATACCTTCCGCGATGTCCATAGAGAACCAAACGTCGGCATGTCGATGCGCTCTGCGTCGTACAACTCGTCTGGCGGCCAAGATCCATCTCTAATCTCAGGACGGCCGATGGGAAACCTCGCCCATGACCAGAGCTGCAACAGGAGTGGACAACCAACGATGCCAGAACCATGCGAGGTTAGCTGGCAACCCTTACACATACCTCGGTACGTAGCGGCTAAGACCGCAGAACCCCAGCTCCTCTGAATGATGTGCTCGCTCGGTGGCCTCTGCTATCTCCTGAGCTATAGGGATGTACCGCGCACTGATCGTATTCCCGTGATTGTCCGTGAACATCGTCTTCCCGAGTAGCCACATGAGGTACGCCTCCAAGCTGCGAGTGATCTGAACCGCAGTCATCGGTACATCTGGGAATCCGAACTGCTCGATCTGTCAAGGTATATTTCAATGTTAGAACTTACATATTATGAGGTAAATAAGTTGTGATAAAAAAAGGTGAAACTGTTACGGACCTGGAACTCGTGTAGCCATGCCTGGCGAGGCCCGTGAGCCTCAAAAGTCATAGGCCCAACGTCTGCACGAACACCCTGGAAACGTGCATCCATGCTGTGCATCCAGCCCACGGTTTCCTCCAATGGGCCTATGGGCTCACCTGCCAACGGAAGGCCCAGCAACATAGACACGTCCTGTAGAGTAGGCGCCATCTCACCCCAGCGAAAGTGGAACGTGTGGGTCTCGGGCCTCCATCGATCCACTAAGCAGGTGATCAAAGCAGCATCGTAGTTCAGGCGCGAAATGTGATCTCGGGCCTCCACTAATCGAGCGAAAGGTAGTAGTCCTGCCCACttcaacctgcaaaacaaataatACACAAGCTAAAGCAGGTCCAATGTAGTTCTTATAAATTTGAGACAAAACAATTGAACAAGTACCTGTCTTCCCATTGAGGGTGTATCATCCAGTTCTTCTTTGGAGTACGGGTCTGCAGTGGCTCCATGCTCTGCGGGTCAGCCTCCAAGTGCGATGCACGATGTTTCTGATCAATAAGTGGATCGAGCAACGATCGAACCGCCATATCTGCATAAAGATATCACAAATTGCTGCATAgttcataaatattacaaattaTAACATAGTTCACAAATATTATAAATTATAGCATAgttcataaatattacaaattttagcatagttcataaatattacaaattgtagcatagttcataaatattacaaattaaagcatagttcataaatattacaaattaAAGCATACTTCATAAGTATTACAAATATTACTATCTCCCTCTATTTCTTCCCCTCCCACGCCTTCCTCGGTTGCCTCGCCCACGGTTAGCCGCCGCCGCTGCAGCTGCTGGGTAGAAAGTGGGACATAGGGGGTCCCTGTGTCCAAATTGGTTGCACAGAAAACATTGCCTAGTTGGACCACCCGCTTCtgcttcatccatatcatttctaATGCGCCTTGTCTCCCGTCGACCTCTGTTCGTCCGCAATGATCTTGGGTCAGGGATGTACCGTCTTTCATTTGGTATCACCGTAGTAAAATTTCCCACAACTCTGTATCCGACCATCTCGCCGGTCCAGGTGTGCAGCACAGCCTCTTTCGCGTAATATGGAGAGACGAAAGAGATTGAGTCCAGCCCTAGTTGTCTGGTAGCTGCCAGCACATGGGAGCATGGAAGGTAAAGCAACCTCGGTTTGTTGCATGTGCAGGCACATGATGGCCATTCTTCATTTCCAATTCTGACCTCATGTGTTCTCACCGCATTCACACAACCAAACTTGTCGGTTGGTAAGCGCACCTCAAACCTCCTTTCCTGAttaccgatggccagaacagtgtGTGACATACCCTTCTTCATCTTGACATCCATATATTCCATAATGGCCGTACAGTAAGGAGTGTTTGGATTTTCAAGGATATGCCTCAAAGCCAACTCCCGTCTCTCTTTGAAATAATTCATAGTGCCATATAAAATACCCTCCACAAGGGCTGTCAGCGGCAATGCCCTATTTCCCCTAAGCACGAAGTTGTATGACTCAGCTAGGTTGGTAGTCATCACACCATACCTAGCTCCATGTGTGTCATGCAGCAAAGACCACCTTTCTAATGGCtcgtgctctatccactctgCAAAATTTTTAATCCGTCGTCCAGGCCTCCTTCTAGTATTGGGTGGGTCAAATCCAGGCAGGTCACATAGCCCAATAGGATCTGGCTCGGGGCCTACTGGAACCTGTGTACCCTGTGCCACAGCTGCTGCATGAGCTGCTACTAATGCAGCTCGGGCGGCTAACCTGTGCCGCACATGGTCCTTAGTGAACTCATCCAGCTTGCCGCGGAGAAAAGTGTACTTGCATTCTTGATTCTGCTTGCACAACTTCTTGAACAGATTCATAAGACCCTTGCTCCTAAACTGCGAGAAGAAATTGGCCCCCAGGTGGCGCATGCACCACCTACTCTGCATATCCTGCCATGGCGTCTCTTCATCAGGTCCGGCTTCTACCAGAGTCTTGATAGCCGCAAGTATACCTGCATGCCTGTCATGTAGCACGCACACATTTTCGCGATCTTTCACTATCGATTTTTTTAACTGCCTGaagaaccataaccagctagCAGTGTTCTCGCTCTCAACAAATGCAAATGCGAGAGGCACACATCGATTGTTGCCATCCACTCCAATTGCTGTCAGAATCTGTCCCTTGTACCTCCCAGTTAGAAAAGTTCCATCTACACACATCACCGGACGACAGTGCATGAAAGCCTCGATGCATATGCTGAATGCGAAAAATACCCTGTGCAGAACCCTGACATTAGGGAACTCTGGTATCACAAAGTCTTGTATGTCCACATGGGTGCCCGGATTCCGGTCCTTCAATGTCTGCAGGAGACGGACGACACCGTCATAAGCATCATAGAAGGTCACGAATCTGTTCTCCAGTGCCGTCTGTTTAGCCCTCCATGCCTTGCCATATTCAATTACATACTTATATTGAAGGTGAACTCTTTTCTGGATGGCTTTAACCCCCATTGCTGTATTCTCTACAATCTCCTTGTAGAACAGGCGAGCAATAAGAGTGGATGTAAGGTTTCGGTGATCCTTCAACATACTCTTAAGGACACATGTGTGCGGCACGAAATCGCTCACCACCCATGTTGTGTCATACTTCGGACAGTACCCATGCACCCTTGATGGACATCTAGCATCGCTGCAGACCACTGTCAAGAATTTCTGACTTGAAACGGTGGTTCTGAATACCCTTTGCGTGTTCATTGCCCACTGAGTGATTGCTTCCTGCAGATGTCTCTTGTCAGCATATCTAGCACCAACTGAGATGGTGTTCATGCTGTACTCCCAGGCAGAATCGTGCCGATCATCGACTATCATTGCCTCCGACAAATCATGGTTCCAAGAAGAGGGGATCGGATCCGCCTCTTCGTTATCATCTGAAGTATCGGATCCACCGGATTCATCTGAGTCAACCTCATTGTCCACtccatcctcgtcttcctcgtccatcatgttctgcatctgttcttcttcttcgtccacgCTTTCAAGCTCAACAGTATCGTCATGACCACCTGCTGCATGGCTACTCTGCCCGGATTGGAAACTGCTGCCGCCTGCATCAGAACTTTGACTGCTCTGGCCTGGATGGAACGCACCCTCGCCTTCTTGGAAATTCACCACCTTCGCCTCGGGAAGCATTAAGGCGATGGGGTGAGTTCCCCTGCGCTCGCACGCTTCCAACCAGTGCACCCACTGAGAGGTCCGCTCAATCGGCTTCAACCGCCAGAAAATCTGGGTACTTGAGCTGCTCCACAAAGCATGCACACCAACAGTGTATGCTTCGGGATTAAGCCCGAAATTCACGGTCAACCACTCCTTCAACTGACTAACTCGCCATGTTTTTGGGTTTGTCAGATGCAAATCCTCACACTGAAACTCGCTCAGATCAGCTCCCATCGGAGTTGTTCGGACCGTGCCATGACCGAAGTAAACAACGAATTTTACTCTATCTGACATATCTGCTCACCTATACAAATTACAGACTCGTCAAAAAAATCTAGCACCTACACTCTAAAATAAATACAAATCTAGCACCTCCAGTCCTAAATAAATACTATCTACCGGTACATATTACACTAACTAATGTGCGAAGCTAACGAACGCAACATGCATTATGATTACACCATGTAATACCAGGAattagggtttacccttgaaGCGTGCCAAACACCTC encodes:
- the LOC127304863 gene encoding uncharacterized protein — protein: MSDRVKFVVYFGHGTVRTTPMGADLSEFQCEDLHLTNPKTWRVSQLKEWLTVNFGLNPEAYTVGVHALWSSSSTQIFWRLKPIERTSQWVHWLEACERRGTHPIALMLPEAKVVNFQEGEGAFHPGQSSQSSDAGGSSFQSGQSSHAAGGHDDTVELESVDEEEEQMQNMMDEEDEDGVDNEVDSDESGGSDTSDDNEEADPIPSSWNHDLSEAMIVDDRHDSAWEYSMNTISVGARYADKRHLQEAITQWAMNTQRVFRTTVSSQKFLTVVCSDARCPSRVHGYCPKYDTTWVVSDFVPHTCVLKSMLKDHRNLTSTLIARLFYKEIVENTAMGVKAIQKRVHLQYKYVIEYGKAWRAKQTALENRFVTFYDAYDGVVRLLQTLKDRNPGTHVDIQDFVIPEFPNVRVLHRVFFAFSICIEAFMHCRPVMCVDGTFLTGRYKGQILTAIGVDGNNRCVPLAFAFVESENTASWLWFFRQLKKSIVKDRENVCVLHDRHAGILAAIKTLVEAGPDEETPWQDMQSRWCMRHLGANFFSQFRSKGLMNLFKKLCKQNQECKYTFLRGKLDEFTKDHVRHRLAARAALVAAHAAAVAQGTQVPVGPEPDPIGLCDLPGFDPPNTRRRPGRRIKNFAEWIEHEPLERWSLLHDTHGARYGVMTTNLAESYNFVLRGNRALPLTALVEGILYGTMNYFKERRELALRHILENPNTPYCTAIMEYMDVKMKKGMSHTVLAIGNQERRFEVRLPTDKFGCVNAVRTHEVRIGNEEWPSYMAVRSLLDPLIDQKHRASHLEADPQSMEPLQTRTPKKNWMIHPQWEDRLKWAGLLPFARLVEARDHISRLNYDAALITCLVDRWRPETHTFHFRWGEMAPTLQDVSMLLGLPLAGEPIGPLEETVGWMHSMDARFQGVRADVGPMTFEAHGPRQAWLHEFQIEQFGFPDVPMTAVQITRSLEAYLMWLLGKTMFTDNHGNTISARYIPIAQEIAEATERAHHSEELGFCGLSRYLWSWARFPIGRPEIRDGSWPPDELYDAERIDMPTFGSLWTSRKRHFGHNQLRNCYPAFTEQFDLLLESDVTWEPYSEDHRDEAYPGGISNMCTRDWAYWMTKAKIIFDIFVEEMSQQRVMRQFGQRQLIEPPPPTVPLPPRVHAYNRKGANKTAAGWLQLLAPYITGWANAPAVSWATMEAFDLQEFEHYLRAYMPRTRLRLSQACDPVQRDPSTMWDTYPRHSTSGHVDGGAAR